Proteins encoded by one window of Bubalus bubalis isolate 160015118507 breed Murrah chromosome 4, NDDB_SH_1, whole genome shotgun sequence:
- the LOC112584360 gene encoding olfactory receptor 5L2-like yields the protein MDEENCTAVTDFILLGFSDAPELRVFLFLLFLSIYGVTVWGNLDMIALIQVSSRLHTPMYFFLSHLSFVDFCYSMITTPKMIANILKEDEVISFLELTVQFYLFCTSVVTEVILLAVMAYDRFVAICDPLLYMVTMSRNICMELVSCCCLNGTVCSVIHLCLALQIPSYRSNVINHFFCDIPPLLSLACSDVTVNQLVLYIVATFSEIITSVIILISYLFFLITILRIHSAEERCKAFYTCASHLAAIAVLQGTILFIYCWPHSGNSMDIDRVATVFYTVVIPMLNPLIYSLRNKDVKEALRKVVSSKIFS from the coding sequence ATGGATGAGGAAAACTGCACTGCTGTGACAGACTTCATCCTCCTTGGATTCTCAGATGCCCCTGAGCTCAGAGTCTTCCTCTTCCTGCTGTTTCTttccatctatggagtcacagtTTGGGGAAACCTGGACATGATTGCCCTGATTCAGGTCAGCTCTagactccacacccccatgtactttttccttagCCACTTGTCCTTTGTGGATTTCTGTTACTCCATGATCACCACACCAAAGATGATAGCTAACATCTTAAAAGAAGACGAAGTTATTTCCTTCCTGGAACTCACTGTGCAATTCTACCTGTTTTGCACATCTGTGGTAACTGAAGTCATTCTGCTggcagtgatggcctatgaccgctttgTGGCCATTTGTGACCCACTGCTGTACATGGTCACCATGTCCCGAAATATCTGCATGGAGTTGGTGTCTTGTTGCTGTCTCAATGGTACTGTATGTTCTGTGATTCACTTGTGTTTAGCTCTTCAGATCCCATCCTACAGATCAAATGTGATCAACCATTTCTTTTGTGATATTCCCCCTCTGTTGTCTCTTGCTTGCTCTGATGTCACTGTGAATCAATTGGTGCTATACATTGTGGCCACTTTCAGTGAGATCATTACAAGCGTGATCATCCTTATCTCTTACCTGTTTTTTCTCATCACCATCCTGAGGATACACTCAGCAGAGGAAAGGTGCAAAGCCTTTTACACCTGTGCCTCCCACCTTGCTGCCATTGCTGTCTTACAGGGAACAATCCTTTTCATTTATTGCTGGCCCCACTCTGGCAACAGCATGGACATTGACAGAGTGGCCACAGTGTTCTACACTGTAGTgatccccatgctgaaccccctgATCTATAGTCTGAGGAACAAAGATGTGAAAGAAGCTCTCAGAAAAGTGGTGAGCTCCAAAATATTTTCCTAG